A portion of the Granulosicoccus antarcticus IMCC3135 genome contains these proteins:
- a CDS encoding chalcone isomerase family protein translates to MRIAKRSVYSWTNSIALPSLVMTLALLAGPLHAAKVGGLTLDETIPVGSTQTHYNGAGLRKKLFIKLYVGSLYLETASSDASTIIDADEAMAIRLNILSGMLTRDKLLKALKEGFDNATGGNTAPIQPQIDQMIGLMQDKISPGDSLTLAYEPGVGTHVLKNGTELSVIEGLPFKSALFGIWLSSKPAQGSLKSAMLGS, encoded by the coding sequence ATGCGCATCGCCAAGCGCTCAGTTTATAGCTGGACCAACTCCATTGCCCTACCCAGCCTGGTCATGACTCTGGCCCTGTTGGCAGGTCCGCTGCACGCCGCTAAAGTAGGTGGCCTCACTCTGGACGAGACCATCCCGGTGGGTTCCACACAAACCCACTACAACGGCGCGGGTCTGCGCAAGAAACTGTTTATCAAACTCTATGTGGGCAGCCTTTATCTGGAGACAGCAAGCTCCGATGCCAGCACTATCATCGACGCCGACGAAGCCATGGCTATCAGGCTGAATATCCTGTCGGGCATGCTGACCCGCGACAAGTTATTGAAGGCTCTCAAGGAAGGCTTTGATAACGCCACTGGCGGTAATACAGCACCTATCCAGCCGCAGATCGATCAGATGATCGGCCTGATGCAGGACAAGATAAGCCCTGGAGATTCATTGACACTGGCTTATGAGCCGGGTGTCGGAACTCATGTTCTGAAGAACGGAACTGAATTGAGCGTGATTGAAGGACTGCCCTTCAAGTCGGCCTTGTTTGGTATCTGGTTGTCGAGCAAGCCAGCACAGGGATCCCTGAAATCCGCCATGTTGGGCAGCTAG
- a CDS encoding acyl-CoA dehydrogenase — MGIIFWLAVLALTLFVLSRHRLSLPVASVATVLVLLLASWLGFLSGVAGTILVLLLVAVGVLFNVRSLRHRFFSFPILKYVRAVLPPMSETERAAIDAGTVWWEAELFRGSPNWSTLQSYPEATLSPAEQAFVDGPVNELCAMMDDWQITHELNDLPPEVWQFIKDQRFLGMVIPESYGGLGFSAMAHSEVVTKLATRSVTGAVTVMVPNSLGPAELLLHYGTETQKDYYLPRLAIGQEIPCFALTGPSAGSDAGAMPDFGIICMGQHEGAEVLGMRVTWEKRYITLGPVATLLGLAFKAYDPDHLLGDEENLGITCALIPTDTAGVKIGRRHYPLDQSFMNGPNSGDEVFIPMDWIIGGQPMVGQGWRMLMESLSVGRGISLPSNGVASGKATSRYVGAYARVRKQFNLPIGKFEGIEEALGRIAGLTYTMDAGRRLTCSALDQGEKPSVVSAILKYYNTEGMRVVLNDGMDIIGGKGICMGPGNFLGRAYQAIPVGITVEGANILTRSLIIFGQGAIRCHPWLMDEITAASLPNQQEALESFDEALMGHVGYAIQNGARSLFHGLTKGYFASAPDVGYNAKYYRRLARMSAAYSFLADFAMLFLGGGLKRKEMLSGRFADGLMHMYMASAVLKRFEDTGRPEDDRPLLEWSVRHSLFQVQVALDQILRNFPNTFIGLVLRGIVFPLGRRYRTPNDALTQACARILLDDSPARDRLTEGVFVSDDPKDVTGCIEHALKRVLAATDAEHKLKESLRLKPYAVDYADWLQQLVQEKVIESAEADLLLQAAEAIEVVVRVDDFPGVAG, encoded by the coding sequence ATGGGCATCATATTCTGGCTGGCAGTGCTGGCGCTGACACTTTTCGTGCTGTCGCGGCACCGACTGAGTTTACCGGTGGCGAGTGTCGCCACTGTTCTTGTGTTGCTGTTGGCCTCCTGGCTGGGCTTTCTGTCCGGTGTAGCAGGTACCATTCTGGTGCTTCTGCTGGTGGCTGTCGGCGTGCTGTTCAATGTTCGCAGTCTGCGACATCGTTTTTTCAGTTTCCCAATTCTGAAATACGTACGTGCGGTGTTACCCCCCATGTCAGAGACAGAACGGGCAGCCATTGATGCCGGAACAGTCTGGTGGGAGGCCGAACTTTTCCGCGGATCGCCCAATTGGAGCACGCTTCAATCCTATCCCGAAGCCACTTTGAGCCCGGCGGAACAGGCTTTTGTAGATGGCCCGGTGAATGAGCTGTGCGCCATGATGGATGACTGGCAGATAACCCATGAGCTGAACGATTTGCCCCCTGAAGTCTGGCAGTTCATCAAGGATCAGCGTTTTCTGGGTATGGTCATCCCCGAATCCTACGGCGGCCTGGGCTTTTCAGCCATGGCGCATTCAGAAGTGGTAACCAAACTGGCGACTCGTAGCGTAACGGGCGCGGTCACTGTCATGGTGCCCAATTCACTCGGTCCTGCAGAATTGTTGTTGCACTACGGTACCGAGACTCAGAAAGATTATTATTTGCCACGCTTGGCCATTGGTCAGGAAATCCCCTGTTTTGCCCTGACAGGTCCTTCAGCCGGTTCGGATGCGGGCGCCATGCCCGACTTTGGCATCATCTGCATGGGCCAGCATGAAGGTGCTGAGGTGCTGGGTATGCGAGTCACCTGGGAGAAGCGTTACATCACACTGGGCCCGGTTGCCACCCTGCTGGGTCTGGCTTTCAAGGCCTACGATCCGGATCATCTACTGGGTGATGAGGAGAACCTGGGTATTACCTGTGCTCTGATTCCGACTGATACGGCTGGTGTCAAGATCGGTCGTCGACATTACCCTCTTGATCAGTCTTTCATGAACGGTCCCAACAGCGGTGATGAGGTCTTTATTCCGATGGACTGGATCATCGGTGGACAGCCCATGGTAGGTCAGGGCTGGCGCATGCTGATGGAGTCTCTGTCGGTGGGGCGAGGTATATCGCTGCCTTCCAATGGCGTGGCTTCTGGCAAAGCGACATCGCGCTACGTGGGTGCTTACGCCCGGGTTCGCAAGCAGTTCAATCTGCCTATTGGTAAATTCGAAGGTATCGAAGAAGCGTTGGGCCGAATCGCCGGCTTGACCTACACCATGGATGCGGGTCGGCGCCTGACCTGCTCTGCGCTGGATCAGGGTGAAAAACCGTCCGTCGTATCGGCCATTCTCAAGTATTACAACACTGAGGGTATGCGTGTCGTTCTGAACGATGGCATGGATATCATTGGCGGTAAGGGTATTTGCATGGGGCCCGGCAACTTTCTGGGCAGGGCTTATCAGGCCATTCCGGTGGGTATCACGGTTGAAGGTGCGAACATTCTGACTCGCAGCCTGATCATCTTCGGACAAGGGGCTATCCGATGTCATCCGTGGTTGATGGATGAGATCACGGCTGCCTCATTGCCTAATCAGCAGGAGGCACTGGAAAGTTTTGATGAAGCACTGATGGGGCATGTTGGCTACGCCATCCAGAACGGGGCGCGATCATTGTTCCATGGCTTGACCAAGGGTTACTTTGCATCCGCGCCGGATGTTGGCTACAACGCTAAATACTATCGTCGTCTGGCTCGCATGAGTGCTGCCTATTCTTTCCTGGCAGACTTTGCCATGCTGTTCCTGGGAGGCGGTCTCAAGCGCAAGGAGATGCTCTCTGGCCGGTTCGCCGATGGTCTGATGCATATGTATATGGCCTCAGCTGTTCTCAAACGATTCGAGGATACGGGTCGGCCCGAAGATGACAGGCCGTTACTGGAATGGTCGGTTCGTCACTCACTGTTCCAGGTCCAGGTGGCACTGGATCAGATACTGCGAAACTTCCCCAATACCTTTATCGGTTTGGTGTTGCGGGGCATTGTGTTTCCGTTGGGACGTCGCTATCGCACCCCGAATGATGCGCTGACGCAGGCCTGTGCACGTATTCTTCTGGATGACTCACCTGCACGTGACAGACTGACTGAGGGTGTGTTTGTCAGTGATGACCCGAAGGATGTGACCGGTTGCATCGAGCACGCTCTGAAGCGTGTGCTGGCGGCGACAGATGCCGAGCATAAGCTCAAGGAAAGTCTGCGCTTGAAGCCCTATGCCGTCGACTATGCCGACTGGTTGCAGCAACTGGTGCAGGAAAAAGTTATCGAGTCGGCCGAGGCAGACTTGCTGTTGCAAGCGGCTGAGGCAATCGAGGTTGTGGTCAGAGTGGACGACTTTCCGGGAGTTGCCGGATAA
- the folE gene encoding GTP cyclohydrolase I FolE translates to MDTMKTAYLNILESVGEDPERDGLRDTPERAAKAMAFLTHGYQQTLEEVVNGAIFESESDEMVIVKNIELYSLCEHHLLPFIGKCHVAYLPRGKVIGLSKIARIVDMYARRLQIQESLTHQIATAVLEVTGGRGVGVIIESQHMCMMMRGVQKQNSSMTTSSMLGLFRKDINTRNEFLQLVKD, encoded by the coding sequence ATGGACACAATGAAAACAGCCTATCTCAACATTCTGGAATCTGTTGGCGAGGATCCGGAACGGGACGGTCTGCGCGATACTCCAGAGCGTGCGGCGAAGGCCATGGCATTTCTGACCCATGGCTATCAACAGACACTCGAAGAAGTCGTCAACGGGGCTATTTTCGAATCTGAAAGTGATGAGATGGTGATAGTCAAGAACATCGAACTCTACTCACTGTGTGAACATCATCTGCTGCCCTTCATTGGCAAATGCCATGTCGCCTACCTGCCCAGAGGCAAGGTCATCGGTTTGTCAAAAATAGCCCGTATCGTCGATATGTACGCACGTCGGCTGCAGATCCAGGAATCGCTGACTCACCAGATTGCCACGGCCGTACTGGAAGTCACCGGTGGACGGGGTGTCGGCGTGATCATCGAATCTCAGCATATGTGCATGATGATGCGCGGTGTCCAGAAGCAGAACTCCTCCATGACCACCTCCTCCATGTTGGGCCTGTTTCGCAAGGACATCAATACCCGTAACGAATTTTTGCAATTGGTCAAAGACTGA
- a CDS encoding ABCB family ABC transporter ATP-binding protein/permease, producing the protein MMGMGGGREQAPHSNRRDIENLKKLSTYLWEYRGRVLVALGFLMLSKLAIVAVPLVLKRIIDTLDKNSAAAAPLNDAAAAASDNVLLVGLGLVAAYGLLRMSSSLFTELRDALFSRVRYRAMQQLSSRVLTKLHDLSLSFHLERRTGSIAKDLSRGTSSLSSIVNLLVFNIVPTAAEFLLVAAILLGGYGWQYTAVVFGTVAVYVGFTLFFSGWRMQFRHEMNRLDSLASGRAVDSLLNYETVKYFNNEKREIAAYDEHMTDWANAGVRSQVTMSTLNFGQAAIVSLGVTLIMMLAVRDVSNNVISLGDIVLINAMMLQLFVPLNVLGVVYRGLQYALADMDLVLRLLERTPEIQDKPDAQALVVKQARIEFRDVEFAYLPERPILRGISFTVEPGSKVAVVGPSGAGKSTLSRLLFRFYDVDQGQVLIDGVDVRDCTQTSLRDALGVVPQDTVMFNDTIRYNLAYAHPEADDERVAEAARRANLDTFISELPQGYETVVGERGLKLSGGEKQRMAIARVVVKDPPIIIFDEATSSLDTRSEQAILEGMNAVARRATSLVIAHRLSTVVDADQIIVLDAGRIVERGTHEQLLTGGGLYADLWNMQAAAEE; encoded by the coding sequence ATGATGGGCATGGGGGGAGGCCGCGAACAAGCGCCTCACAGCAACCGGCGTGATATCGAGAACCTGAAGAAGCTGTCAACCTACCTGTGGGAATACCGCGGGCGGGTGCTGGTTGCGCTGGGTTTTCTGATGCTCAGCAAGCTTGCGATCGTGGCTGTGCCGTTGGTGCTCAAGCGCATCATTGATACGCTGGACAAGAATAGCGCTGCGGCAGCGCCCTTGAATGACGCCGCTGCGGCTGCCAGCGATAATGTGTTGCTGGTTGGCCTGGGCCTGGTGGCCGCCTATGGGCTGCTACGTATGAGCAGCTCCCTGTTCACCGAATTGCGAGATGCCCTGTTTTCACGGGTGCGTTATCGCGCCATGCAGCAGCTATCCAGCCGCGTGCTGACAAAGTTACATGATCTGTCGCTGTCCTTCCATCTGGAACGACGCACCGGCAGTATTGCCAAGGATCTGTCTCGCGGTACTTCCAGCCTGAGTTCCATCGTCAACCTGCTGGTGTTCAATATCGTGCCGACGGCTGCCGAGTTTCTGTTGGTTGCCGCCATACTGCTGGGCGGTTATGGCTGGCAGTACACGGCCGTGGTGTTTGGCACGGTAGCAGTCTATGTCGGATTCACATTGTTCTTTTCCGGCTGGCGCATGCAGTTTCGCCATGAGATGAACCGTCTGGATTCACTGGCCAGTGGCCGGGCCGTGGACAGTCTGTTGAACTACGAGACGGTCAAGTACTTCAACAACGAAAAGCGCGAGATTGCCGCCTACGATGAGCACATGACTGACTGGGCCAATGCGGGTGTTCGCAGTCAGGTCACCATGTCGACGCTCAATTTCGGACAGGCAGCCATTGTCTCGCTGGGTGTCACACTGATCATGATGCTGGCGGTGCGCGATGTCAGCAATAATGTGATCTCGCTGGGCGACATCGTGCTGATCAATGCCATGATGCTGCAATTGTTCGTGCCACTGAATGTGCTGGGTGTGGTCTATCGTGGATTGCAGTACGCACTGGCTGATATGGATCTGGTGCTCCGGTTGCTGGAGCGCACGCCGGAGATTCAGGATAAGCCAGACGCCCAGGCGCTGGTTGTCAAACAGGCTCGTATCGAGTTTCGTGATGTCGAATTTGCCTATCTGCCAGAGCGGCCTATCTTGCGAGGCATCAGCTTCACGGTGGAGCCTGGTAGCAAGGTGGCTGTGGTCGGGCCATCGGGTGCGGGCAAATCCACCCTGTCGCGCTTGTTGTTCCGTTTCTATGACGTGGACCAGGGGCAGGTGCTGATCGATGGGGTGGATGTACGTGATTGCACCCAGACCAGCTTGCGCGACGCGCTGGGTGTGGTACCGCAGGATACCGTCATGTTCAACGACACCATTCGTTATAACCTGGCCTATGCCCATCCGGAAGCCGATGATGAGCGGGTTGCCGAGGCGGCGCGACGTGCCAATCTGGATACCTTCATCAGCGAACTGCCACAGGGCTACGAGACCGTGGTCGGCGAACGCGGACTGAAACTCTCCGGCGGTGAAAAGCAGCGTATGGCGATTGCCCGGGTTGTGGTCAAGGATCCGCCCATCATCATTTTTGATGAGGCGACATCCAGTCTCGACACGCGCAGCGAACAGGCCATTCTGGAAGGCATGAATGCGGTGGCAAGACGAGCCACTTCACTGGTCATTGCCCACCGCTTGTCAACCGTGGTCGATGCGGATCAGATCATCGTGCTCGATGCCGGACGTATCGTGGAACGCGGCACCCATGAGCAGCTCCTCACCGGCGGCGGTTTGTATGCTGATTTGTGGAACATGCAGGCAGCTGCAGAAGAATGA
- the dusA gene encoding tRNA dihydrouridine(20/20a) synthase DusA, with protein MPEPFDKAHRKLVVAPMMELTDRHYRYLARLLTRHTLLYTEMLTCKAVIHGDRSYLLGKHAAEGPVVLQLGGSDVAEMAQAAAIGAEWGYDEINMNVGCPSDRVKAGRFGACLMAEPQLVRDVVAGMAAAVDVPVTVKCRLGIDRDDSYEALESFVDQVAASGCEYFTVHARKAWLDGLSPKENRTIPPLRYEYVYRLKQAFPQLHISINGGIDSLDASLEHLQQVDGVMVGRAAYYSPAMLAESDQRIFPELAGGYEHLADLETLSAVALAYARYMQEWLDQGVRMSSLSRHLIPLFQEVPGSRLWRRHLSEHASKTTDAVALVEQALEYVTSDARRTA; from the coding sequence ATGCCTGAACCCTTTGATAAAGCCCACCGGAAACTGGTCGTTGCTCCGATGATGGAGCTGACAGACCGTCACTACCGGTATCTTGCCCGTCTGCTGACGCGGCACACACTCCTGTACACCGAAATGCTGACATGCAAGGCGGTGATTCACGGTGATCGCAGCTATTTGCTGGGCAAGCACGCGGCTGAAGGGCCTGTGGTGCTGCAGCTTGGTGGATCGGATGTGGCCGAGATGGCGCAGGCGGCAGCCATCGGCGCTGAATGGGGCTACGACGAAATCAACATGAACGTTGGCTGCCCCAGTGATCGGGTCAAGGCCGGGCGTTTTGGCGCCTGTCTGATGGCAGAGCCGCAATTGGTGCGTGATGTGGTGGCCGGCATGGCTGCCGCCGTGGATGTGCCGGTGACCGTCAAGTGTCGATTGGGTATTGATCGGGATGATAGTTACGAAGCGCTGGAGTCCTTCGTCGATCAGGTGGCGGCCAGTGGCTGTGAATATTTCACTGTCCATGCGCGCAAGGCCTGGCTGGATGGTCTCAGCCCGAAAGAGAATCGCACCATTCCACCGCTTCGCTACGAATATGTCTATCGCCTGAAGCAGGCCTTTCCGCAGTTGCACATCAGTATCAACGGCGGTATCGACAGTCTCGATGCGAGTCTGGAGCATCTGCAGCAGGTCGATGGTGTGATGGTGGGACGTGCGGCCTATTACAGTCCGGCGATGCTGGCCGAATCAGATCAGCGGATTTTTCCCGAACTGGCTGGCGGCTATGAACATCTTGCTGATCTGGAAACACTCAGCGCAGTTGCCCTTGCCTATGCCCGCTACATGCAGGAGTGGCTGGATCAAGGTGTCCGCATGAGCTCCCTGAGTCGACATCTGATTCCCCTGTTTCAGGAAGTGCCTGGTTCCCGTCTGTGGCGTCGTCACTTGAGTGAGCATGCCAGCAAGACCACCGATGCGGTAGCGCTGGTGGAGCAGGCGCTGGAGTATGTGACCAGTGATGCGAGGCGTACGGCATGA
- the atpD gene encoding F0F1 ATP synthase subunit beta, whose product MQEHDAFPDSPTFPDGVVHAVRGAVVDVVFAGSELPPINSALVVKWDKPTPLILEVHSHLDLQTLRAVAFQTTTGLARGVAVQATGAPITVPVGDAVLGRLLDVVGNPHDNGPALPPDTPRRPIHALPPLLSSQSRTTDVFETGIKIIDLLTPMAQGGKAAMFGGAGVGKTVLVMELIRAMVEKYAGISVFAGIGERSREGHELLTEMQDSGVLERTVLVYSQMNEPPGARWRAPLTALSVSEYFRDQKHQNVLLLMDNVFRFVQAGAEVSSLLGRLPSRVGYQPTLATEVAGLQERIASVTGSAVTAIQAVYVPADDFTDPAVTTISSHMDCVIMLSRAQAAEGFYPAIDPLGSSSMLLDPLVVGDEHYQIAESVRQALARFRELTDIISLLGIEELSTADRQIVKRARRLQRFLTQPFMVTEAFTGIPGASVPLADTLSGCRAILDGAADDWSESSLYMVGTLEDARQKESAAKARDTSDTEAAK is encoded by the coding sequence ATGCAAGAGCACGACGCCTTTCCTGATTCTCCCACTTTTCCCGATGGCGTTGTACATGCCGTCAGAGGGGCTGTCGTGGATGTCGTCTTCGCAGGTTCGGAGTTGCCGCCCATCAACTCGGCACTGGTCGTGAAATGGGATAAGCCAACGCCCTTGATTCTTGAGGTTCACAGTCATCTGGATCTTCAGACTCTGCGCGCAGTGGCCTTTCAGACGACGACGGGACTGGCACGTGGGGTTGCGGTTCAGGCAACAGGTGCGCCGATCACAGTGCCAGTGGGAGACGCCGTTCTCGGGCGGTTACTGGATGTCGTCGGCAACCCCCATGACAACGGGCCAGCCCTGCCCCCTGATACGCCGCGCCGCCCCATTCACGCGCTCCCCCCGCTGCTGAGCTCGCAAAGCCGTACCACGGATGTATTCGAGACCGGCATCAAGATAATTGATCTGCTAACGCCGATGGCACAAGGTGGCAAGGCTGCCATGTTCGGCGGAGCCGGGGTGGGAAAGACGGTTCTGGTGATGGAACTCATCCGTGCCATGGTTGAAAAGTACGCAGGCATCTCGGTTTTTGCCGGTATCGGTGAGCGTTCACGCGAAGGTCACGAACTGCTGACCGAAATGCAGGATTCCGGCGTACTGGAACGCACCGTACTGGTCTACAGTCAGATGAATGAGCCGCCCGGAGCACGCTGGCGAGCACCATTGACAGCACTGAGCGTGTCGGAATACTTTCGCGATCAGAAACACCAGAACGTATTGCTACTGATGGACAACGTGTTTCGTTTTGTGCAGGCAGGCGCTGAAGTGTCAAGCCTGCTGGGACGCCTGCCCTCGCGTGTTGGTTATCAGCCGACGCTAGCCACCGAAGTGGCTGGATTGCAGGAACGCATCGCATCGGTAACAGGATCGGCCGTCACGGCCATTCAGGCCGTTTATGTGCCTGCTGATGACTTCACCGATCCGGCTGTGACAACCATCTCCAGCCATATGGATTGCGTCATCATGCTGTCCAGAGCCCAGGCGGCAGAGGGTTTTTACCCGGCCATCGATCCGCTGGGTTCCTCATCCATGCTGCTCGACCCATTGGTTGTCGGCGATGAGCACTACCAGATTGCCGAGTCTGTCCGTCAGGCGCTGGCACGGTTCAGGGAACTGACCGACATCATATCCTTACTGGGGATCGAGGAACTGAGCACCGCCGACCGGCAAATAGTGAAGCGCGCACGCCGGCTACAGCGTTTTCTCACCCAGCCGTTCATGGTGACTGAGGCCTTTACCGGCATACCCGGTGCCAGTGTGCCGCTGGCTGACACCCTGTCAGGTTGTCGTGCCATTCTGGATGGCGCAGCCGATGACTGGTCGGAAAGCTCGCTGTACATGGTAGGCACCTTAGAGGATGCCCGCCAGAAAGAGAGCGCCGCGAAGGCTCGTGATACCTCTGATACAGAGGCCGCAAAGTGA
- a CDS encoding F0F1 ATP synthase subunit epsilon: MRLIIVTPLSIVVDEEIDSLRAEDASGSFGVLAGHTPFLTALTVSIVSWHQAENERFCAVRGGVMTIKEGRAIDIATREAVVGDDLATLDTVVLTRFQTDADAERTEHVETVRLQLHAIRRMISRLQPESGKGKFL; the protein is encoded by the coding sequence GTGAGGTTGATAATCGTAACGCCTCTGTCGATCGTCGTGGATGAAGAGATCGACAGTCTGCGGGCTGAGGATGCCAGCGGTAGTTTTGGCGTGCTCGCCGGTCACACCCCCTTTCTGACGGCACTCACGGTCTCCATCGTCAGCTGGCATCAGGCAGAGAATGAGCGATTCTGTGCTGTACGAGGTGGCGTCATGACCATCAAAGAGGGACGCGCCATCGATATTGCCACCCGCGAGGCTGTCGTCGGTGATGATCTGGCAACGCTGGATACAGTGGTATTGACCCGATTCCAGACAGACGCTGATGCGGAGCGCACCGAACATGTCGAAACGGTGCGCCTGCAGCTACACGCGATCCGTCGAATGATCAGCCGGTTGCAGCCAGAGTCAGGCAAGGGTAAGTTTCTGTGA
- a CDS encoding AtpZ/AtpI family protein, with protein sequence MSNKPPKPPENDPLVTQTRLHRDRRERWLREGDQSIGRHLAQIGVLGWIYVAPTLLGLYFGRWLDEHFATGIFWSATFIVLGLCLGGWSAWKWMNAR encoded by the coding sequence GTGAGCAACAAGCCACCCAAGCCGCCAGAAAACGATCCTCTGGTTACGCAAACCCGCCTGCACCGCGATCGGCGCGAACGCTGGCTGCGTGAGGGCGACCAGTCCATCGGCCGTCATCTGGCGCAGATTGGTGTACTGGGCTGGATCTACGTCGCGCCAACGCTGCTGGGCCTGTATTTCGGTCGCTGGCTTGATGAGCACTTTGCTACAGGCATCTTCTGGAGCGCAACCTTCATCGTTCTGGGGCTTTGCCTGGGTGGCTGGAGCGCCTGGAAATGGATGAACGCGCGATGA
- a CDS encoding ATP synthase subunit I: protein MIDLSTWPLTATLPICFLGGMILGYGYFRALQETTNLLVSQRPLPWILGLTLMRMGLLGAGFYLAAQAGAYALLAALAGVLLSKALLLRRINRKQP, encoded by the coding sequence ATGATTGACTTATCCACATGGCCGCTGACGGCAACTCTTCCGATCTGCTTTCTGGGAGGCATGATACTGGGCTATGGCTATTTCCGAGCTTTGCAGGAGACAACCAATCTGCTGGTTAGCCAGAGGCCTTTGCCCTGGATCCTGGGACTGACTCTGATGCGCATGGGGCTGCTTGGCGCAGGCTTCTACCTTGCCGCACAGGCAGGTGCTTATGCCCTGCTGGCAGCCCTTGCCGGTGTCCTGTTGTCCAAAGCTCTGCTGCTGCGTCGCATAAACAGGAAACAACCATGA
- a CDS encoding F0F1 ATP synthase subunit A, which produces MNSPLSSVVLFHIGPVPISQAILTTWGIMLVLVLGAFVLTRRLDLKPDKRQTVLELIVVTLDTQIRETSGAEPAPYRGFIGTLFLFILIANWSSLVPGLEPPTAQLETDAALAVLVFLSVIWFGIRGAGVSGYLRSFAAPNAVMIPLNMLESVTRTFSMFVRLFGNVMSGVFIIGIVASLAGLLVPIPLMALDLLTGLVQAYIFAILAMVFITATVEDGQPEPADTEPTSPTSFPTKQDKEP; this is translated from the coding sequence ATGAATTCTCCGCTGTCCTCCGTTGTTCTGTTTCATATCGGACCCGTGCCGATCTCGCAGGCGATTCTCACCACCTGGGGCATCATGCTGGTGCTGGTGTTGGGTGCCTTTGTGCTGACCCGACGGCTCGATTTGAAGCCGGATAAACGCCAGACTGTGCTTGAGCTGATCGTTGTTACGCTGGACACACAGATTCGTGAGACCAGTGGCGCTGAACCTGCGCCCTATCGCGGATTCATAGGCACTCTGTTCCTGTTCATCCTGATCGCAAACTGGTCCTCGCTGGTACCGGGGCTGGAGCCACCAACGGCGCAACTGGAAACCGATGCGGCACTTGCCGTGCTGGTCTTTCTGTCAGTGATCTGGTTCGGCATACGTGGCGCAGGCGTGAGCGGCTATCTGAGATCTTTTGCCGCGCCCAATGCCGTCATGATTCCTTTGAACATGCTGGAAAGCGTCACCCGGACCTTCTCGATGTTCGTGCGCCTGTTTGGCAATGTCATGAGCGGGGTTTTCATCATCGGCATCGTCGCCTCGCTGGCAGGACTGCTGGTACCGATCCCGTTAATGGCGCTCGACCTGCTGACCGGTCTGGTACAGGCCTATATTTTTGCGATTCTGGCGATGGTGTTCATCACTGCCACGGTCGAGGACGGCCAGCCCGAGCCGGCCGACACAGAACCTACCTCACCTACCTCTTTTCCAACAAAACAAGACAAGGAACCCTGA
- a CDS encoding F0F1 ATP synthase subunit C has product MDYLSLASIICAAFAVSFGAIGPALAEGRAVAAAMDAIARQPEAANTISRTLFVGLAMIETTAIYCLVIALLLLFANPLLA; this is encoded by the coding sequence ATGGACTATCTCAGCCTGGCCAGTATTATCTGTGCCGCTTTCGCCGTATCTTTCGGCGCTATCGGACCTGCACTGGCCGAAGGTCGCGCTGTTGCCGCCGCAATGGATGCCATTGCGCGGCAGCCAGAAGCAGCGAACACCATCTCACGAACGCTGTTTGTGGGACTTGCAATGATCGAGACGACAGCGATCTATTGCCTGGTGATCGCGCTTTTATTGCTCTTCGCCAACCCGCTACTGGCGTAG